The following proteins are co-located in the Carassius carassius chromosome 39, fCarCar2.1, whole genome shotgun sequence genome:
- the LOC132121435 gene encoding zinc finger CCCH domain-containing protein 7B-like isoform X2, producing MDLERQKRKDEIQKALGFIQSSLPFPEPESYEAFLTQLVCNLLDEGNAVYRNGEWRQAAIHYSEGVNVARYAQSEALVIPPDLLESLYVNRAAAHYSLGEYERGVQDCDSALCVSEGSRRALYRKALCLRELGRLREAYECGTGCLLTAPHDRQVSELAQDLANKLGLKIRKAYVSPQLDSTTAAADSNGETNSPTGETSSNGLESLTDIGSDLTSAQCIPAPLATPIPVSDDPQMPSLSPVVPQDMPESPSLEPSARVPYSVPVSEHMGECVMNEDTSCLDTLLESLPKGAEVSVNPVQGAIPTNLPNTAVGLRPPYSPGLPASSAQLTTPYFNSDLSPLPPLESSSCLGQSEASSQTMDSLGSFSSGARDAAGKGGSGSLSTGGLDSLSEYTLPGGRISHSFIPSLRNHSASSANGPVGTNLSLLSRNPLAATHDFRQACNACYSRIGPRVMDYHYQPDAAHRCKRDVLLCRLKSTDDLTWKRVRPRPARNNFLGAFVLCKEVQDRQECQYGENCTFAYCQEEIDVWTQERKGALSRELLFDPLGTNERRALSVTRLLQLHMGMFMFLCEECFDSKPRIISKRSKENLAVCSNLTARHPFDDNKCLVHVVRSANVRYSKVRPLHPLCQFDVCRHEVRYGCQREDSCSFAHSVIELKCWVLQQDTGITHEEMVQESKRHWHRLEQNAQRQKPMLSPHQPSGSSSSAVSSSAVVSGGVVSGGGDGISGGSTGGGGGGLVGCGRGRGLNLKMKFVCGQCWREGQVNEPDKSLKYCTAKARHSWTKERRVLLVKSFEKKKWVVVRPLPFSRTYPQQYDMCVHVMKQKKCHYIGNCSFAHSLEERDVWTYMKNNSLRDMQQMYEMWLSLTNQNRRAEDTLMTPPPEEKQITTPTDYSESLVGRRMSGGGGDL from the exons ATGGATCTGGAACGACAAAAGCGTAAGGATGAAATCCAGAAAGCTTTGGGATTCATTCA GTCATCTTTGCCTTTCCCTGAACCTGAAAGTTATGAG GCATTCCTGACTCAGCTAGTATGTAATTTGCTGGATGAAGGTAACGCAGTGTATCGTAATGGAGAGTGGAGACAGGCAGCCATCCATTACAGCGAGGGTGTGAATGTAGCTCGCTATGCTCAGTCTGAAGCACTGGTCATTCCCCCTGACCTGTTAGAGAGCCTTTATGTGAACCGGGCAGCTGCACATTATAGTCTg GGGGAGTACGAGCGGGGCGTGCAGGACTGTGATAGTGCACTGTGTGTGTCGGAGGGCAGTCGCAGGGCACTCTACAGGAAGGCACTTTGTTTGAGGGAGCTGGGCAGACTCAGAGAGGCTTATGAGTGTGGCACCGGATGCCTCTTAACTGCTCCtcat gacCGGCAAGTCAGTGAGCTTGCTCAGGATCTAGCTAACAAACTTGGTTTAAAAATCCGCAAAGCATACGTCAGCCCTCAG CTTGATTCTACAACAGCTGCGGCAGACAGCAATGGAGAAACTAATTCTCCTACAGGGGAG aCCTCATCAAATGGCCTTGAGTCTTTGACTGATATTGGATCgg ATTTAACAAGTGCCCAGTGCATCCCTGCTCCTCTGGCTACACCGATCCCAGTAAGTGATGACCCACAGATGCCCTCACTGAGCCCAGTTGTGCCCCAAGACATGCCAGAAAGCCCAAGCCTGGAGCCCTCAGCGCGGGTGCCGTACTCTGTGCCTGTATCTGAACACATGGGGGAATGTGTGATGAATGAGGACACCTCATGTCTGGACACCTTGCTGGAAAGTCTTCCTAAAGGAGCTGAGGTCAGTGTG AACCCAGTTCAAGGGGCTATTCCTACTAATCTACCAAACACTGCTGTGGGATTGAGGCCTCCATATTCTCCAGGTCTCCCAGCATCCTCTGCTCAGCTAACGACTCCATATTTCAACTCTGATCTCAGTCCACTCCCCCCTCTGGAATCCTCCTCATGTCTAGGTCAAAGCGAAGCCTCTTCTCAGACGATGGACTCCCTCGGCTCCTTTAGCTCTGGAGCTAGAGACGCTGCTGGGAAGGGGGGGTCTGGATCATTAAGCACCGGAGGACTGGATTCCCTCTCCGAGTACACACTTCCTG GTGGACGAATCTCTCACAGTTTCATCCCCAGTTTGCGGAATCATAGTGCCTCCAGTGCG AACGGACCAGTTGGTACCAACCTTTCTCTGCTGTCACGAAACCCTCTGGCTGCCACGCATGATTTCAGACAGGCCTGTAATGCTTGCTACAGTCGCATAG GGCCACGGGTCATGGACTACCATTATCAACCTGATGCTGCACATCGCTGTAAGAGAGATGTGCTGCTCTGCCGCCTCAAATCCACAGATGACCTCACCTGGAAGAGGGTGCGACCCCGTCCTGCTCGTAATAACTTTCTTGGGGCGTTTGTTCTTTGCAAAG AGGTACAAGACCGTCAGGAGTGCCAGTATGGTGAAAACTGCACTTTTGCCTATTGCCAGGAGGAGATAGATGTTTGGACACAAGAGAGGAAGGGAGCTCTAAGTCGTGAGCTTCTGTTTGACCCTCTGGGCACCAATGAACGACGCGCCCTCAGTGTCACCCGTCTCCTTCAGCTCCATATGGGCATGTTTATGTTCCTCTGTGAG GAATGTTTTGACAGTAAGCCTCGTATCATTAGCAAACGAAGCAAGGAGAATCTTGCTGTATGTTCCAACCTCACTGCACGACATCCCTTTGATGATAACAA GTGCCTGGTGCACGTGGTTCGCTCCGCAAACGTGCGCTACAGTAAAGTACGCCCACTTCACCCACTCTGCCAGTTTGATGTGTGCCGCCATGAGGTGCGGTATGGCTGCCAGCGGGAGGACAGTTGCTCCTTTGCACATTCAGTCATAGAACTCAAGTGTTGGGTGCTTCAGCAGGACACAG GTATTACCCATGAGGAGATGGTGCAGGAGTCTAAGAGACACTGGCACAGATTGGAACAGAATGCGCAGAGACAGAAG CCCATGCTCAGCCCTCACCAGCCCAGCGGGAGCAGCAGCAGTGCTGTCAGCAGTAGTGCAGTGGTCTCTGGAGGAGTTGTCAGTGGAGGAGGAGATGGCATCAGCGGTGGAAGCAccggaggaggtggaggaggactTGTGGGATGCGGTCGAGGGCGCGGCTTGAATCTGAAGATGAAGTTTGTGTGTGGACAGTGTTGGAGGGAGGGTCAGGTCAACGAGCCAGACAAGTCACTGAAGTACTGCACTGCCAAAGCCAGGCACAG CTGGACAAAAGAGCGCAGGGTGTTGCTAGTGAAATCGTTTGAGAAGAAAAAGTGGGTGGTAGTGCGACCGCTCCCTTTTTCCCGTACCTACCCCCAACAGTATGAT ATGTGTGTTCATGTCATGAAACAGAAGAAGTGCCACTATATTGGGAACTGTTCTTTTGCACACAGTTTGGAGGAGCGGGATGTGTGGACCTATATGAAAAACAACAGCT TGAGAGACATGCAGCAGATGTACGAGATGTGGCTTTCATTGACCAATCAAAACCGGCGTGCAGAAGACACCCTCATGACTCCACCCCCAGAAGAAAAACAGATCACCACGCCAACTGACTATTCTGAGTCACTG GTCGGGCGACGGATGTCTGGTGGTGGAGGGGATCTGTGA
- the LOC132121435 gene encoding zinc finger CCCH domain-containing protein 7B-like isoform X5, giving the protein MDLERQKRKDEIQKALGFIQSSLPFPEPESYEAFLTQLVCNLLDEGNAVYRNGEWRQAAIHYSEGVNVARYAQSEALVIPPDLLESLYVNRAAAHYSLGEYERGVQDCDSALCVSEGSRRALYRKALCLRELGRLREAYECGTGCLLTAPHLDSTTAAADSNGETNSPTGETSSNGLESLTDIGSDLTSAQCIPAPLATPIPVSDDPQMPSLSPVVPQDMPESPSLEPSARVPYSVPVSEHMGECVMNEDTSCLDTLLESLPKGAEVSVNPVQGAIPTNLPNTAVGLRPPYSPGLPASSAQLTTPYFNSDLSPLPPLESSSCLGQSEASSQTMDSLGSFSSGARDAAGKGGSGSLSTGGLDSLSEYTLPGGRISHSFIPSLRNHSASSAQNGPVGTNLSLLSRNPLAATHDFRQACNACYSRIGPRVMDYHYQPDAAHRCKRDVLLCRLKSTDDLTWKRVRPRPARNNFLGAFVLCKEVQDRQECQYGENCTFAYCQEEIDVWTQERKGALSRELLFDPLGTNERRALSVTRLLQLHMGMFMFLCEECFDSKPRIISKRSKENLAVCSNLTARHPFDDNKCLVHVVRSANVRYSKVRPLHPLCQFDVCRHEVRYGCQREDSCSFAHSVIELKCWVLQQDTGITHEEMVQESKRHWHRLEQNAQRQKPMLSPHQPSGSSSSAVSSSAVVSGGVVSGGGDGISGGSTGGGGGGLVGCGRGRGLNLKMKFVCGQCWREGQVNEPDKSLKYCTAKARHSWTKERRVLLVKSFEKKKWVVVRPLPFSRTYPQQYDMCVHVMKQKKCHYIGNCSFAHSLEERDVWTYMKNNSLRDMQQMYEMWLSLTNQNRRAEDTLMTPPPEEKQITTPTDYSESLVGRRMSGGGGDL; this is encoded by the exons ATGGATCTGGAACGACAAAAGCGTAAGGATGAAATCCAGAAAGCTTTGGGATTCATTCA GTCATCTTTGCCTTTCCCTGAACCTGAAAGTTATGAG GCATTCCTGACTCAGCTAGTATGTAATTTGCTGGATGAAGGTAACGCAGTGTATCGTAATGGAGAGTGGAGACAGGCAGCCATCCATTACAGCGAGGGTGTGAATGTAGCTCGCTATGCTCAGTCTGAAGCACTGGTCATTCCCCCTGACCTGTTAGAGAGCCTTTATGTGAACCGGGCAGCTGCACATTATAGTCTg GGGGAGTACGAGCGGGGCGTGCAGGACTGTGATAGTGCACTGTGTGTGTCGGAGGGCAGTCGCAGGGCACTCTACAGGAAGGCACTTTGTTTGAGGGAGCTGGGCAGACTCAGAGAGGCTTATGAGTGTGGCACCGGATGCCTCTTAACTGCTCCtcat CTTGATTCTACAACAGCTGCGGCAGACAGCAATGGAGAAACTAATTCTCCTACAGGGGAG aCCTCATCAAATGGCCTTGAGTCTTTGACTGATATTGGATCgg ATTTAACAAGTGCCCAGTGCATCCCTGCTCCTCTGGCTACACCGATCCCAGTAAGTGATGACCCACAGATGCCCTCACTGAGCCCAGTTGTGCCCCAAGACATGCCAGAAAGCCCAAGCCTGGAGCCCTCAGCGCGGGTGCCGTACTCTGTGCCTGTATCTGAACACATGGGGGAATGTGTGATGAATGAGGACACCTCATGTCTGGACACCTTGCTGGAAAGTCTTCCTAAAGGAGCTGAGGTCAGTGTG AACCCAGTTCAAGGGGCTATTCCTACTAATCTACCAAACACTGCTGTGGGATTGAGGCCTCCATATTCTCCAGGTCTCCCAGCATCCTCTGCTCAGCTAACGACTCCATATTTCAACTCTGATCTCAGTCCACTCCCCCCTCTGGAATCCTCCTCATGTCTAGGTCAAAGCGAAGCCTCTTCTCAGACGATGGACTCCCTCGGCTCCTTTAGCTCTGGAGCTAGAGACGCTGCTGGGAAGGGGGGGTCTGGATCATTAAGCACCGGAGGACTGGATTCCCTCTCCGAGTACACACTTCCTG GTGGACGAATCTCTCACAGTTTCATCCCCAGTTTGCGGAATCATAGTGCCTCCAGTGCG CAGAACGGACCAGTTGGTACCAACCTTTCTCTGCTGTCACGAAACCCTCTGGCTGCCACGCATGATTTCAGACAGGCCTGTAATGCTTGCTACAGTCGCATAG GGCCACGGGTCATGGACTACCATTATCAACCTGATGCTGCACATCGCTGTAAGAGAGATGTGCTGCTCTGCCGCCTCAAATCCACAGATGACCTCACCTGGAAGAGGGTGCGACCCCGTCCTGCTCGTAATAACTTTCTTGGGGCGTTTGTTCTTTGCAAAG AGGTACAAGACCGTCAGGAGTGCCAGTATGGTGAAAACTGCACTTTTGCCTATTGCCAGGAGGAGATAGATGTTTGGACACAAGAGAGGAAGGGAGCTCTAAGTCGTGAGCTTCTGTTTGACCCTCTGGGCACCAATGAACGACGCGCCCTCAGTGTCACCCGTCTCCTTCAGCTCCATATGGGCATGTTTATGTTCCTCTGTGAG GAATGTTTTGACAGTAAGCCTCGTATCATTAGCAAACGAAGCAAGGAGAATCTTGCTGTATGTTCCAACCTCACTGCACGACATCCCTTTGATGATAACAA GTGCCTGGTGCACGTGGTTCGCTCCGCAAACGTGCGCTACAGTAAAGTACGCCCACTTCACCCACTCTGCCAGTTTGATGTGTGCCGCCATGAGGTGCGGTATGGCTGCCAGCGGGAGGACAGTTGCTCCTTTGCACATTCAGTCATAGAACTCAAGTGTTGGGTGCTTCAGCAGGACACAG GTATTACCCATGAGGAGATGGTGCAGGAGTCTAAGAGACACTGGCACAGATTGGAACAGAATGCGCAGAGACAGAAG CCCATGCTCAGCCCTCACCAGCCCAGCGGGAGCAGCAGCAGTGCTGTCAGCAGTAGTGCAGTGGTCTCTGGAGGAGTTGTCAGTGGAGGAGGAGATGGCATCAGCGGTGGAAGCAccggaggaggtggaggaggactTGTGGGATGCGGTCGAGGGCGCGGCTTGAATCTGAAGATGAAGTTTGTGTGTGGACAGTGTTGGAGGGAGGGTCAGGTCAACGAGCCAGACAAGTCACTGAAGTACTGCACTGCCAAAGCCAGGCACAG CTGGACAAAAGAGCGCAGGGTGTTGCTAGTGAAATCGTTTGAGAAGAAAAAGTGGGTGGTAGTGCGACCGCTCCCTTTTTCCCGTACCTACCCCCAACAGTATGAT ATGTGTGTTCATGTCATGAAACAGAAGAAGTGCCACTATATTGGGAACTGTTCTTTTGCACACAGTTTGGAGGAGCGGGATGTGTGGACCTATATGAAAAACAACAGCT TGAGAGACATGCAGCAGATGTACGAGATGTGGCTTTCATTGACCAATCAAAACCGGCGTGCAGAAGACACCCTCATGACTCCACCCCCAGAAGAAAAACAGATCACCACGCCAACTGACTATTCTGAGTCACTG GTCGGGCGACGGATGTCTGGTGGTGGAGGGGATCTGTGA
- the LOC132121435 gene encoding zinc finger CCCH domain-containing protein 7B-like isoform X1 — protein sequence MDLERQKRKDEIQKALGFIQSSLPFPEPESYEAFLTQLVCNLLDEGNAVYRNGEWRQAAIHYSEGVNVARYAQSEALVIPPDLLESLYVNRAAAHYSLGEYERGVQDCDSALCVSEGSRRALYRKALCLRELGRLREAYECGTGCLLTAPHDRQVSELAQDLANKLGLKIRKAYVSPQLDSTTAAADSNGETNSPTGETSSNGLESLTDIGSDLTSAQCIPAPLATPIPVSDDPQMPSLSPVVPQDMPESPSLEPSARVPYSVPVSEHMGECVMNEDTSCLDTLLESLPKGAEVSVNPVQGAIPTNLPNTAVGLRPPYSPGLPASSAQLTTPYFNSDLSPLPPLESSSCLGQSEASSQTMDSLGSFSSGARDAAGKGGSGSLSTGGLDSLSEYTLPGGRISHSFIPSLRNHSASSAQNGPVGTNLSLLSRNPLAATHDFRQACNACYSRIGPRVMDYHYQPDAAHRCKRDVLLCRLKSTDDLTWKRVRPRPARNNFLGAFVLCKEVQDRQECQYGENCTFAYCQEEIDVWTQERKGALSRELLFDPLGTNERRALSVTRLLQLHMGMFMFLCEECFDSKPRIISKRSKENLAVCSNLTARHPFDDNKCLVHVVRSANVRYSKVRPLHPLCQFDVCRHEVRYGCQREDSCSFAHSVIELKCWVLQQDTGITHEEMVQESKRHWHRLEQNAQRQKPMLSPHQPSGSSSSAVSSSAVVSGGVVSGGGDGISGGSTGGGGGGLVGCGRGRGLNLKMKFVCGQCWREGQVNEPDKSLKYCTAKARHSWTKERRVLLVKSFEKKKWVVVRPLPFSRTYPQQYDMCVHVMKQKKCHYIGNCSFAHSLEERDVWTYMKNNSLRDMQQMYEMWLSLTNQNRRAEDTLMTPPPEEKQITTPTDYSESLVGRRMSGGGGDL from the exons ATGGATCTGGAACGACAAAAGCGTAAGGATGAAATCCAGAAAGCTTTGGGATTCATTCA GTCATCTTTGCCTTTCCCTGAACCTGAAAGTTATGAG GCATTCCTGACTCAGCTAGTATGTAATTTGCTGGATGAAGGTAACGCAGTGTATCGTAATGGAGAGTGGAGACAGGCAGCCATCCATTACAGCGAGGGTGTGAATGTAGCTCGCTATGCTCAGTCTGAAGCACTGGTCATTCCCCCTGACCTGTTAGAGAGCCTTTATGTGAACCGGGCAGCTGCACATTATAGTCTg GGGGAGTACGAGCGGGGCGTGCAGGACTGTGATAGTGCACTGTGTGTGTCGGAGGGCAGTCGCAGGGCACTCTACAGGAAGGCACTTTGTTTGAGGGAGCTGGGCAGACTCAGAGAGGCTTATGAGTGTGGCACCGGATGCCTCTTAACTGCTCCtcat gacCGGCAAGTCAGTGAGCTTGCTCAGGATCTAGCTAACAAACTTGGTTTAAAAATCCGCAAAGCATACGTCAGCCCTCAG CTTGATTCTACAACAGCTGCGGCAGACAGCAATGGAGAAACTAATTCTCCTACAGGGGAG aCCTCATCAAATGGCCTTGAGTCTTTGACTGATATTGGATCgg ATTTAACAAGTGCCCAGTGCATCCCTGCTCCTCTGGCTACACCGATCCCAGTAAGTGATGACCCACAGATGCCCTCACTGAGCCCAGTTGTGCCCCAAGACATGCCAGAAAGCCCAAGCCTGGAGCCCTCAGCGCGGGTGCCGTACTCTGTGCCTGTATCTGAACACATGGGGGAATGTGTGATGAATGAGGACACCTCATGTCTGGACACCTTGCTGGAAAGTCTTCCTAAAGGAGCTGAGGTCAGTGTG AACCCAGTTCAAGGGGCTATTCCTACTAATCTACCAAACACTGCTGTGGGATTGAGGCCTCCATATTCTCCAGGTCTCCCAGCATCCTCTGCTCAGCTAACGACTCCATATTTCAACTCTGATCTCAGTCCACTCCCCCCTCTGGAATCCTCCTCATGTCTAGGTCAAAGCGAAGCCTCTTCTCAGACGATGGACTCCCTCGGCTCCTTTAGCTCTGGAGCTAGAGACGCTGCTGGGAAGGGGGGGTCTGGATCATTAAGCACCGGAGGACTGGATTCCCTCTCCGAGTACACACTTCCTG GTGGACGAATCTCTCACAGTTTCATCCCCAGTTTGCGGAATCATAGTGCCTCCAGTGCG CAGAACGGACCAGTTGGTACCAACCTTTCTCTGCTGTCACGAAACCCTCTGGCTGCCACGCATGATTTCAGACAGGCCTGTAATGCTTGCTACAGTCGCATAG GGCCACGGGTCATGGACTACCATTATCAACCTGATGCTGCACATCGCTGTAAGAGAGATGTGCTGCTCTGCCGCCTCAAATCCACAGATGACCTCACCTGGAAGAGGGTGCGACCCCGTCCTGCTCGTAATAACTTTCTTGGGGCGTTTGTTCTTTGCAAAG AGGTACAAGACCGTCAGGAGTGCCAGTATGGTGAAAACTGCACTTTTGCCTATTGCCAGGAGGAGATAGATGTTTGGACACAAGAGAGGAAGGGAGCTCTAAGTCGTGAGCTTCTGTTTGACCCTCTGGGCACCAATGAACGACGCGCCCTCAGTGTCACCCGTCTCCTTCAGCTCCATATGGGCATGTTTATGTTCCTCTGTGAG GAATGTTTTGACAGTAAGCCTCGTATCATTAGCAAACGAAGCAAGGAGAATCTTGCTGTATGTTCCAACCTCACTGCACGACATCCCTTTGATGATAACAA GTGCCTGGTGCACGTGGTTCGCTCCGCAAACGTGCGCTACAGTAAAGTACGCCCACTTCACCCACTCTGCCAGTTTGATGTGTGCCGCCATGAGGTGCGGTATGGCTGCCAGCGGGAGGACAGTTGCTCCTTTGCACATTCAGTCATAGAACTCAAGTGTTGGGTGCTTCAGCAGGACACAG GTATTACCCATGAGGAGATGGTGCAGGAGTCTAAGAGACACTGGCACAGATTGGAACAGAATGCGCAGAGACAGAAG CCCATGCTCAGCCCTCACCAGCCCAGCGGGAGCAGCAGCAGTGCTGTCAGCAGTAGTGCAGTGGTCTCTGGAGGAGTTGTCAGTGGAGGAGGAGATGGCATCAGCGGTGGAAGCAccggaggaggtggaggaggactTGTGGGATGCGGTCGAGGGCGCGGCTTGAATCTGAAGATGAAGTTTGTGTGTGGACAGTGTTGGAGGGAGGGTCAGGTCAACGAGCCAGACAAGTCACTGAAGTACTGCACTGCCAAAGCCAGGCACAG CTGGACAAAAGAGCGCAGGGTGTTGCTAGTGAAATCGTTTGAGAAGAAAAAGTGGGTGGTAGTGCGACCGCTCCCTTTTTCCCGTACCTACCCCCAACAGTATGAT ATGTGTGTTCATGTCATGAAACAGAAGAAGTGCCACTATATTGGGAACTGTTCTTTTGCACACAGTTTGGAGGAGCGGGATGTGTGGACCTATATGAAAAACAACAGCT TGAGAGACATGCAGCAGATGTACGAGATGTGGCTTTCATTGACCAATCAAAACCGGCGTGCAGAAGACACCCTCATGACTCCACCCCCAGAAGAAAAACAGATCACCACGCCAACTGACTATTCTGAGTCACTG GTCGGGCGACGGATGTCTGGTGGTGGAGGGGATCTGTGA
- the LOC132121435 gene encoding zinc finger CCCH domain-containing protein 7B-like isoform X3, whose translation MDLERQKRKDEIQKALGFIQSSLPFPEPESYEAFLTQLVCNLLDEGNAVYRNGEWRQAAIHYSEGVNVARYAQSEALVIPPDLLESLYVNRAAAHYSLGEYERGVQDCDSALCVSEGSRRALYRKALCLRELGRLREAYECGTGCLLTAPHDRQVSELAQDLANKLGLKIRKAYVSPQLDSTTAAADSNGETNSPTGETSSNGLESLTDIGSDLTSAQCIPAPLATPIPVSDDPQMPSLSPVVPQDMPESPSLEPSARVPYSVPVSEHMGECVMNEDTSCLDTLLESLPKGAENPVQGAIPTNLPNTAVGLRPPYSPGLPASSAQLTTPYFNSDLSPLPPLESSSCLGQSEASSQTMDSLGSFSSGARDAAGKGGSGSLSTGGLDSLSEYTLPGGRISHSFIPSLRNHSASSAQNGPVGTNLSLLSRNPLAATHDFRQACNACYSRIGPRVMDYHYQPDAAHRCKRDVLLCRLKSTDDLTWKRVRPRPARNNFLGAFVLCKEVQDRQECQYGENCTFAYCQEEIDVWTQERKGALSRELLFDPLGTNERRALSVTRLLQLHMGMFMFLCEECFDSKPRIISKRSKENLAVCSNLTARHPFDDNKCLVHVVRSANVRYSKVRPLHPLCQFDVCRHEVRYGCQREDSCSFAHSVIELKCWVLQQDTGITHEEMVQESKRHWHRLEQNAQRQKPMLSPHQPSGSSSSAVSSSAVVSGGVVSGGGDGISGGSTGGGGGGLVGCGRGRGLNLKMKFVCGQCWREGQVNEPDKSLKYCTAKARHSWTKERRVLLVKSFEKKKWVVVRPLPFSRTYPQQYDMCVHVMKQKKCHYIGNCSFAHSLEERDVWTYMKNNSLRDMQQMYEMWLSLTNQNRRAEDTLMTPPPEEKQITTPTDYSESLVGRRMSGGGGDL comes from the exons ATGGATCTGGAACGACAAAAGCGTAAGGATGAAATCCAGAAAGCTTTGGGATTCATTCA GTCATCTTTGCCTTTCCCTGAACCTGAAAGTTATGAG GCATTCCTGACTCAGCTAGTATGTAATTTGCTGGATGAAGGTAACGCAGTGTATCGTAATGGAGAGTGGAGACAGGCAGCCATCCATTACAGCGAGGGTGTGAATGTAGCTCGCTATGCTCAGTCTGAAGCACTGGTCATTCCCCCTGACCTGTTAGAGAGCCTTTATGTGAACCGGGCAGCTGCACATTATAGTCTg GGGGAGTACGAGCGGGGCGTGCAGGACTGTGATAGTGCACTGTGTGTGTCGGAGGGCAGTCGCAGGGCACTCTACAGGAAGGCACTTTGTTTGAGGGAGCTGGGCAGACTCAGAGAGGCTTATGAGTGTGGCACCGGATGCCTCTTAACTGCTCCtcat gacCGGCAAGTCAGTGAGCTTGCTCAGGATCTAGCTAACAAACTTGGTTTAAAAATCCGCAAAGCATACGTCAGCCCTCAG CTTGATTCTACAACAGCTGCGGCAGACAGCAATGGAGAAACTAATTCTCCTACAGGGGAG aCCTCATCAAATGGCCTTGAGTCTTTGACTGATATTGGATCgg ATTTAACAAGTGCCCAGTGCATCCCTGCTCCTCTGGCTACACCGATCCCAGTAAGTGATGACCCACAGATGCCCTCACTGAGCCCAGTTGTGCCCCAAGACATGCCAGAAAGCCCAAGCCTGGAGCCCTCAGCGCGGGTGCCGTACTCTGTGCCTGTATCTGAACACATGGGGGAATGTGTGATGAATGAGGACACCTCATGTCTGGACACCTTGCTGGAAAGTCTTCCTAAAGGAGCTGAG AACCCAGTTCAAGGGGCTATTCCTACTAATCTACCAAACACTGCTGTGGGATTGAGGCCTCCATATTCTCCAGGTCTCCCAGCATCCTCTGCTCAGCTAACGACTCCATATTTCAACTCTGATCTCAGTCCACTCCCCCCTCTGGAATCCTCCTCATGTCTAGGTCAAAGCGAAGCCTCTTCTCAGACGATGGACTCCCTCGGCTCCTTTAGCTCTGGAGCTAGAGACGCTGCTGGGAAGGGGGGGTCTGGATCATTAAGCACCGGAGGACTGGATTCCCTCTCCGAGTACACACTTCCTG GTGGACGAATCTCTCACAGTTTCATCCCCAGTTTGCGGAATCATAGTGCCTCCAGTGCG CAGAACGGACCAGTTGGTACCAACCTTTCTCTGCTGTCACGAAACCCTCTGGCTGCCACGCATGATTTCAGACAGGCCTGTAATGCTTGCTACAGTCGCATAG GGCCACGGGTCATGGACTACCATTATCAACCTGATGCTGCACATCGCTGTAAGAGAGATGTGCTGCTCTGCCGCCTCAAATCCACAGATGACCTCACCTGGAAGAGGGTGCGACCCCGTCCTGCTCGTAATAACTTTCTTGGGGCGTTTGTTCTTTGCAAAG AGGTACAAGACCGTCAGGAGTGCCAGTATGGTGAAAACTGCACTTTTGCCTATTGCCAGGAGGAGATAGATGTTTGGACACAAGAGAGGAAGGGAGCTCTAAGTCGTGAGCTTCTGTTTGACCCTCTGGGCACCAATGAACGACGCGCCCTCAGTGTCACCCGTCTCCTTCAGCTCCATATGGGCATGTTTATGTTCCTCTGTGAG GAATGTTTTGACAGTAAGCCTCGTATCATTAGCAAACGAAGCAAGGAGAATCTTGCTGTATGTTCCAACCTCACTGCACGACATCCCTTTGATGATAACAA GTGCCTGGTGCACGTGGTTCGCTCCGCAAACGTGCGCTACAGTAAAGTACGCCCACTTCACCCACTCTGCCAGTTTGATGTGTGCCGCCATGAGGTGCGGTATGGCTGCCAGCGGGAGGACAGTTGCTCCTTTGCACATTCAGTCATAGAACTCAAGTGTTGGGTGCTTCAGCAGGACACAG GTATTACCCATGAGGAGATGGTGCAGGAGTCTAAGAGACACTGGCACAGATTGGAACAGAATGCGCAGAGACAGAAG CCCATGCTCAGCCCTCACCAGCCCAGCGGGAGCAGCAGCAGTGCTGTCAGCAGTAGTGCAGTGGTCTCTGGAGGAGTTGTCAGTGGAGGAGGAGATGGCATCAGCGGTGGAAGCAccggaggaggtggaggaggactTGTGGGATGCGGTCGAGGGCGCGGCTTGAATCTGAAGATGAAGTTTGTGTGTGGACAGTGTTGGAGGGAGGGTCAGGTCAACGAGCCAGACAAGTCACTGAAGTACTGCACTGCCAAAGCCAGGCACAG CTGGACAAAAGAGCGCAGGGTGTTGCTAGTGAAATCGTTTGAGAAGAAAAAGTGGGTGGTAGTGCGACCGCTCCCTTTTTCCCGTACCTACCCCCAACAGTATGAT ATGTGTGTTCATGTCATGAAACAGAAGAAGTGCCACTATATTGGGAACTGTTCTTTTGCACACAGTTTGGAGGAGCGGGATGTGTGGACCTATATGAAAAACAACAGCT TGAGAGACATGCAGCAGATGTACGAGATGTGGCTTTCATTGACCAATCAAAACCGGCGTGCAGAAGACACCCTCATGACTCCACCCCCAGAAGAAAAACAGATCACCACGCCAACTGACTATTCTGAGTCACTG GTCGGGCGACGGATGTCTGGTGGTGGAGGGGATCTGTGA